One genomic segment of Bradyrhizobium prioriisuperbiae includes these proteins:
- a CDS encoding peroxidase-related enzyme (This protein belongs to a clade of uncharacterized proteins related to peroxidases such as the alkylhydroperoxidase AhpD.), with amino-acid sequence MTQTETSRFPIPQLETLPDDIRTRILTVQEKSGFVPNVFMVLAQRPEEFRAFFAYHDTLMDKDTGLSKAEREMIVVATSAVNQCLYCVIAHGAVLRIRAKKPLLADQIAVNYRKADITARQKAMLDFAVKITTESHKVGEPDFAALAGHGLSNDEIWDIAAISAFFGMSNRIANFSNMMPNDEFYTLGRLPKA; translated from the coding sequence ATGACACAGACCGAGACCAGCCGCTTTCCGATTCCCCAGCTCGAAACGCTGCCCGACGATATCCGCACGCGCATCCTCACAGTGCAGGAGAAGTCCGGCTTCGTGCCCAACGTCTTCATGGTACTGGCGCAGCGGCCGGAAGAGTTTCGCGCGTTCTTTGCCTACCACGACACGCTGATGGACAAGGATACCGGCCTCAGCAAGGCCGAGCGGGAAATGATCGTGGTCGCGACCAGCGCGGTCAACCAGTGCCTGTACTGCGTGATCGCACACGGCGCGGTGCTGCGCATCCGCGCGAAGAAGCCGCTGCTGGCCGACCAGATCGCCGTCAACTACCGCAAGGCTGATATCACCGCGCGGCAGAAAGCGATGCTGGACTTCGCGGTGAAGATCACCACGGAGTCGCACAAGGTCGGCGAACCGGATTTTGCCGCGCTGGCCGGGCACGGTCTCAGCAATGACGAGATCTGGGACATTGCCGCGATCTCGGCGTTCTTCGGCATGTCAAACCGCATCGCCAATTTCAGCAACATGATGCCGAACGACGAGTTCTACACCTTGGGACGACTGCCAAAGGCCTGA